The genomic interval ACGGACTGGGCGGCGCGCTCCGCGGATCGTTCTAGCAGGCGAGGATGTCGCCGGTGCGGTCGACCTCGCAGATCACCGGCACCTCCGCCGGGGTGCTGCGCGCGGTGTCCGGCAGCACCAGCGGCGCCTTCCAGCCGTCGCTCACGGGCGGCTCCAGCGCGGACGCGAGGGTTTGCGTGTGGTCCGCTTGATCCACGCGCTGCGCGTAGGCGGGCAGCGGTGACGCGAAGGTGATGGTGGCGATGGCCACGCCCGTTGCAATGCTCCCAAAGATGGGGATCAGCGCGCGGGCCGCGCGCACGTCGAGCGGCGGGACGGCGCCGAAGATGGCGCGCACCGGCGCCAGCATGACTCGGGGATGATTCGGCTTGGGCCCATGGAATGCGCCCAAGGTGCTCGTCATGGTGGACATGAGATGCTCCTTTCGGGCGATGGGGGGAGCTCGGGGCGGACGGGCCGCGGGGAGCGTCCTCGAATCGTTCGTTGTCGGGTCAACACGTCACGCGCCGCGGATCTTCCCGGGACGGGGATCGCGCCGCACCAACAGCCAACCGTAAACCGCTCTCAGTTACAGCACAGCGGGATGCCGCAGCTCTCGCTCACGGACGACGTGCAGGCGTCGCTGCCCCAGTCGCAGTTGGGCACGAGATTGGTGCGGATGTAGTACGGCGCCGTGCCGGAGGAGGTGTGCACGTAGAGGTTGTTCGTGGTGCCGCAGGCGCATTGGGTCGCGCCCCCGTTGCAGTCGCAGCCGGCGACGCCCAGGTACGTCTTGGTCTGGTCGTCGCAGATGATGGTGGAGGGACACAGATCCCAGCCCGCACCGAGGCCCGTGCACGCGCTCTGGGCGGCGGTCTTGGACAGGCCGTCCAAGCTCGCGGCGTAGACGCAGGTGCCGTTGACCACGGCCCCGGGACAGCCGCCCGCGCCGCCGGTGCCCCCCGAGCCGGCGAGGCCGCCGCTGCCGCCGAGCCCGCCTGGTGCCCGCGGTGCCGCCGAGCCCCGCCAGTGCCTGCGTGGTGCCGCCGGTTGCGCCGGTGCCCGCGGTGCCGCCGAGCCCGCCCGTGCCCGCAGTGCCGCCAGGCCGCCGGTGCCCGCGGTGCCGCCGGTTGCGCCGGTGCCCGCGGTGCCGCCGGTCGCGCCGGTGCCGCCGCTGCCCGCGAGGCCGCCGGTGCCCGCGCTGCCGGCCATGCCGCCCGCGCCCGCGCTGCCGCCAACGCCCGCGGTGCTGCCGCCGCGGCGGCGGTGCCCCAGTGCCGCCGAAGCCGCCGCTGCCGCCGCTTGCGGCCGTGCCGCCGAAGCCGCCGTTGCCGCCGCCGTCGAAGCCGCTGGTCCCGGCAAAGCCGCTGAAGCCGCTGAAGCCCGAGCTCCCGCCGCCGTTGCCGTCAGTGCCGCCGCTCGCAGAGCAGCCGATGGTCAGGAGGAGGCCGACGGCAATGGTCGCTTTCATGGGCCACAGTGTACACACGCTCCTTCGCGGAAGTCACTCCGTCGCGCTATCGTCCGCCCATGGTGCGTCTGGCCGCCGTCAGCGTGGACCTCGACGAGATCCCGAATTACTTCGCGATCCACGGTCTCCCGCCGCCGCAGGGCGACGCCGCGCACGCGGTGTACGACGTGGCCCTCTCGCGCCTGGACGCGTTGGCCCGCGCTCATGAGCTACCCCTGACGTTGTTTGCCATTGGTGCCGATACGGCGCGGAAACAGAACGCGGCGGCCCTGCGCGCCATGGCGGAGAGTGGACACGAGATCGCGAGCCACACTTTGGACCACCGCTACGATCTCACACGGCTCTCCCGTGCGGAGATGGCGCGGCAAGTGCGCGCCGCGGCGGACGTGCTCGAAGGCGCGACGGGGCAGCGCCCCGCGGGCTTTCGCGCCCCGGGCTACACGGTGACGGACGACCTGTTCAGCGTGCTCTCCGCCGAGGGCGTGCTGTACGACTCCAGCGTGTTCCCGTGCCCGCCGTACTATCTGGCGAAGGCTGCGGCGATGACGGCCATCCGCCTGCGCGGGCGCGCGTCCCGGTCCATCTTGGATACGCCCCAGGTGCTGCGGGCGCCGCGACGTCCGTATCGCGTCGGGCGCCCCTACTGGCAGCGCGGCCGCGGCGTGTTGGAGCTGCCCATCCAAGTGACGCGGGGACCGCGACTTCCGTTCATCGGGACGACGCTCACGCTGGCCGGTGCGGATCGCGCACGGTGGCTCACGCGCATGGTGTTGGGCGAACCCTTGGTGAACCTCGAGCTGCACGGCATCGACGTGCTGGACGAGAGCGACGGCCTCACCGCGTTGCGACCGCACCAACCCGACGTCCGCGTGGCGACGCCCGTCAAGCTCGACGCCCTGGGCGCCGTGCTCACGCTCCTGCGGCGCGAGGGCTACCACTTCGTGCGCCTCGACGAAGCCGCCCGCGCCTTCGCGTAAATGCGCCGCCCAGGGCGCGTTGCTGGTCCGCGCGGGGGATGTCCGAAAAGCGGACATGGGAGGAGGGTGTCGCGAGTGAGCGGGGTGAAATGTCCGGATTTCGGACGCGCCGGCACTGGCGCGCTGAGCGTGGGCGTGCGCGCACCGCGCGGTTACCGCGGCGGGCCGACATGAAATGCAATCAGCCGCTGTGGGAGGCGACGCGGCGTGATCAGCCGCTGTGGGTGCCGACGCTGCTGGGGTCGATGCTCCACTGGAAATTGTCGAGGATCGTGAGGGAGTCGAGGATGGTGTCGCTCACGTCGAAGATCATGAACTCGATCTGCATGGTCTCGCCGGGGACGACCGGCGCGGTGGTCGTGAGCCACACGGTGCCGCCGCCGGTGGTGCCCATGCCGGTGCCGGCGAGCTCCCCGGTGCCGCCGGGACAGGTGTTGCAGCCCTTCACCTGGCATACGTCGAAGAAGCCGTTGTTCACGCTCACCGGGTTGGTCAGTGAATCGAAGGAGATGTTCTTGTCCGCCGGTATGCCCGCGGCGCCGGTTTGCAGCAGAGCCAGGTAGAAGTCGTTGTAGCTGGTGCACTGGTACGTCCAGTACTCGTAGCTGAAGAAGCGGAACTGGTAGCTGAAGCTCTTGGCGTTGGTGGGCACGCGAATGGTGAGGCGTACGTTGACGGGGTCGTTGGCGCCGCTACCGGAAGGACAGGTGCCGGAGCATCCTTGGGAGGCGGGCAGCGCGTTGCCATGGGCGGCGAGGTAGGCCGCTGGCGGTTGGCTGTTGACGCCGATCGACGTGCTCGGGCTGCCGGGGTAGCCGGGATCGTTCATGTCCCGCATGCGGCCCGACGAGATGCCCGCGAAGGTGGGGCCGTTCTTGGGCACGATGCCGCCGGTGCCGTAGTCCGTCATCACGGCGGACTGCCAGTTTTGGAGGTTGGTGAGCTGCGCGGCGCTCGGCGTGCTGCCGTTGGCCAGCAAGAACTCGGCTTTGACGACGCCCCATTTCTTTTGGCCGAGCGGCGCGTTCGCATCCGCGAACTGACACAGGTCGATGGCCTTGGCGACGTCTTCCGGCGTGACCCCGGTGAACTTCGCTGCCGTGCTGCAGGCCGTGGGCGCGGTGTCCGGGGTGCCCGGGTCGCAGTCGTCGTCCACCAGATTTCCCGGGTATTCGTAGGCGCCGGGGTTCACGGCCTCGGGCTTGGAGCACTGGGCGGGCGTCTCGCAGCAATCGCCGTCGCACTCGGTCCAGCCGTCACCGTCCACATCCGCCACGTCGTCCGGCGTGCCGTTGCAGTCTTCGTCCAGACCGTTGGCGCAGATCTCCTTCACGGGTAGCACCTGGCCCACGCACGGACCGTAGCCGGAGCCGTCGTCCTTGCACGTCTGCGTGCCGCCCACGCAAGTGCCGACACCCTCGGTGCCCGCGGCGCCCTGGTAGCAGCTCTGCGTCTCCCCCGGGTTGCACACGCATCCTCCGGTAGTCTCGCAGCCGTTGGCGCCGTTGCCGTCGCAGTCCGCGTAGCCGGTGTTGCACGCACCGATCTTGCACGCGCCGTTCTCGCAGGCGCCCACGGCGTTGGCGAACCCCGAGCAGGCGTTGCCACACGCACCGCAGTTTTGCGGATCCGCGTCCAGCGCCAAGCACGTGTTGTTGCAGCAGGTCTTGCTCGCGTCGGCGCACGGCTGGGTCGGCGAGCAGCCCTCCACGCAACTGCCGCCGCTGCAGATCTTGCCCGCGCTGCAGTCGCTCTCGGTGGCGCACTCGCTGCACTGGTGCGACGTGGGATTGCACTTCGGCGTGGCGCCGCTGCAGTCGCTGTCTCCATTGCAGCCCGAGACGCACACCCCCGCGGCGCTGCAGTATTGCCCGGCGCCGCACGCGGGGCTGCAGCTGGTGCCGCCGTCGCCGCCCGCCGTCGCGCCGCTGCCGCCCGAGCCCGAGCCGGAACCGCCGCCGCTGCCCAGGCCGGCATTGCTGCCGGACCCACCGCACGCCACTGCCATCAACGCGCCACCCACGAAGACAAGCCACTTGTTCATTTGCCGCACTCTCCCAAGCAAAGAATCGCGGAACGCGGGCGGCTTTACAAGAGACGCGCAATACCTACATCGACGCCATGATGTCGGCGGAGCCGCGCCGCTCCGGGCAGGCCTTCACGTCATGTGCAGCGCATGCTGCAAGATCATGTTGGTCCGCCGCGGAACCCCCCGGCACGCACGCGTTCTCGCGGCGGAGCCCCCCGGCACGCACGTTTTCTCGCGGCGGTGCCCCCCGGCACGCACGCTCTTACGCCTCAGCCGCGCACAGCCCGCTGGTAGGCCTTCAACGCCGCGTGCTGATCTTCCGCCACCGCAAACGACGCGAGCTCGGCGAGATCCACCTCGGGCAGCACCTCGCTCGCGGCGATGGGCTGGTAGCGCGCGCCCTGCAGGGAGAAGAGCGAGAACGCCCCCGCTTCGAACACCCAGATCTCGCGCACCCCCAGCTCCCGATACACCTCCAGCTTGTCGATGCTGCCGTGGCTGACCACGACCTCGAGCGCGATGTCGGGAACGTCCTTGTCCTCCCCCCGGCAATAGCACTCGTCGGGCTCGAGGCCGCGCTCCTTCTCTTCCCGCCGAAAGGTAGTGGAGCCGTATCCGAACAGGGGAATGTCGCGCTCCAGGCAGAATAGCTCGAGCAAGCGAGCGATCTGCTTCTTCGATACCTCGTGCGCACGCGACGCGCTCATGATCTCGAGCGCCCCCTTCAGGTAGGTCATGCGGACGCCCGGGCTGTCTATCGAGTCCCGAAGCACCACGTAGGTGGACCACGGCACGCCTTCGAGCAGAACGCGCTGCTCCTCCTGCGCGGAGCGGGCGTGGATGGGGAAGTACGGTGCTGCGACCACCTTCGTAGCTTGACTCATCGGCGGGGAAACGTTCCGCCGCGCGACGGGCATTGCGGCGCGCCTCGGGCCGGGCATCGCGCCGCACCAGCAAATCCATCCCCCTCCAGATGTTCCTCACACGAACGGGGTGGAGCCCATGGGCCGCCATCCCCCCTCTCATGTTCGCCTCACGAACCTCGGAGGGGGGATGGTTAACGTCGCGGCGGTCAGAGCCCGGCGAACGCGATCGCTCGCCGGTGGTTTACGTCGCGGCGGTCAGACGAACGCGCTCGCCGATGGTTAACGTTGCGGCGGTCAGACGAACGCGATCGCCGATGGTTAACGTCGCGGCGGTCAGACGAACGCGCTCGCCGATGGTTTACGTCGCGGCGGTCAGAACCAGACGAAGATGCCGGCTTGTAGGCCGATGGTCGTGATGCGGTACTTGTCGATGTCCGTCTTCTGCTGGCCGTTGTCGGTCTCGCCGGAGCCGATGAAGGGGAAGTCGAGCGTCGGGCCCACGAGGAAGCCCGCGTGGGGCACCGGCGTGATGGTGAGCATGGCCTCGAGGGACAGCGCGAGGTTGTGGAAGGTGTCCTCGTTGTCGCCGACCTTGTGCTTGCCGCTCACGTAGCTGAAGCCGCCGCGCGGCCAGATGCCGACGACGTCGCTGAACATGTAGGCGTAGCCCACGCGAGGGGCGAACAAGATGGCGCTATCGTCGACGTCCGCGCCTTGGTTGGTGTTGCCGTTGGGGAGCGTGTTCTCGGTTTCTCGCGAGTCGCTCACGTAGGCGAGGGACCCGCCCAAGCTCAGGGAATCGATGATGAAGTAGTCGAAGCCGATGCGCGGGGCGACCCACGGGGTACGGCCCACGGAACCGAGGAAGAAGAAGGTGTCGCTGGTTTCGTCGCTCTTTGCAGTGCCCGCTGGGGTGTCGATCTCTGTCTTGATGGTGGTGTGCGCGAATCCGAAAAGCCGTTCGGCGCCCACGGCGAAGGTGCCCTGCGCCGGGAAGTCCTGAGCCTTGGCCGGAAGGGTGACGAGCAAGCCGCCCAGAGCGCACAGCGTGATCAACGTCGATCGCATGTCGTTCTCCCTACTTTCCGCGGCACCTGCCGCTCGCATCCGAGCCTCCTCAACCTGGCGCGGCCCGTCAACTTCGCCGCTCGACGCAAAAGCGGTGCCATGGCATCGAAACGGCGTGATTGATCCCTCGGCGCGCATTCACGAGACGGCCGTCATCGACGACGCTGCCTACATTGGAGCCAACACCGCGGTCTGGCATTTCTGTCACGTGATGAGCGAAGCCGAGATCGGCGCCGACTGCTCTTTCGGACAGAACTGCTTCGTCGCCAAGGGCGTGCGCGTGGGGCGCGGATGCCGCGTGCAGAACAACGTGAGCTTGTATCAGGGTGTGGAGCTCGAAGACGACGTGTTCGTGGGGCCCAGCGCCGTCTTCACCAACGTGCTGCGGCCCCGCGCCTTCGTGTCGCAGAAGGACGCGTACGCCGCGACGCGCGTGCGCCGCGGCGCCACCATTGGCGCCAACGCGACGGTGCTACCGGGACTGACCGTGGGGTCGTATTCCTTCGTGGCCGCGGGCGCGACGGTCACGGCGGACGTCCCCGACTTTGCACTGGTGGCGGGCGTGCCGGCGCGTCGCATTGGCTGGGTGAGCCGCCGCGGCGTGCGGCTGACCTTCGACGCCCAGGGCAGCGCGACGTGCCCCGAGTCCGGCGAGAGCTATCGCCTCGACGGCGAACGCGTGTCCGCGGCGTGACGGGCATCGCGCCGGGCCAACAAGAGAAGACGTCAGCTGTGGCTGACGAGACGCTCGGCGGCGATGCCGCTGGAGTCGAGGAAGCGGCGCACCATTTCGTGGGAGCTGTCTACGATTTGTCGCGGTGTGCCGCCGGCGACGACCTGACCCTTGTCGAGCAGGGTGATGCTGTCGGCGATGCGCAGGGCGCCGGCCATGTCGTGGCTGATGACGACGCTGGTCACGCCGAAACGATCCCGTGTCTCGAGAATGAGGTCGTCCACCATGCGACTCGAAATCGGGTCGAGGCCGCTGGTGGGCTCGTCGTACATGAGCACTTCGGGCTCGAGCATCAGGGCCCGGGCCAGCCCGACGCGCTTGCGCATGCCGCCGGATAGCTGGCTGGGAAAGCGGTTCTCGGTGCCCTCGAGCTTGAGGATGGCGAGCTTGTCCTTTACCCGCTGGCGGATCTCCTTGTCGCGGAGCTTGGTGTGCTCGCGCAGCGGAAACGCCACGTTCTCCATCACGTTCATGGAGTCGAGCAGCGCCGAGTACTGGAACACCATCCCGAACTTCTGCCGCACCTCGTTCAACGCCCGTTCTCCCATGGGTGCGATGTCGGTGCCGTCCACCAGCACGTGGCCGCTGGTGGGCTTGTCGAGGCCGATCAGGATCTTGAGCAGGGTGGTCTTGCCCGCACCCGACCCGCCGATGATCACCGCGATGTGACCGCGATGGATGGTCATGTCGACGTTCTTCAGCGCGTAGAAATCGCCGAAGCGCTTGCACACCTGGTCGACCACGATGTGCACGCCGGGTTCGTCGTCATACTGAGGCAACGCCAGCACCATAGCCGAGGTTTGCCAGCCCGCCAGGAGCCCTTTCCAGGGGATGTTGGTTCGCCGCGGTTCCGGCGGGCAGAGCCCGGGTGCAGAGCACGGGTGCAGAGCACGGGTGCAGAGCACGGGTGCAGAGCACGGGTGCAGAGCCCGGGTGCAGAGCACGGGGGTGCAGAGCCCGGGGTGCAGAGCCCGGGGTGCAGAGCCCGGGGTGCAGAGCCCGGGTGCAGAGCCCGGGTGCAGAGCCTGGTGCAGAGCCAGGGTGCAGAGCCCGGGTGCAGAGCCTGGGTGCAGAGCCTGGGTGCAGAGCACGGGTGCAGAGCCTGGGGTGCAGAGCAGAGCACAGGGTGCAGAGCCTGGGGGTGTGCAGAGCCAGGGTGCAGAGCCAGGTGCAGAGCCTGGGGTGCAGAGCCTGGTGCAGAGCACGGGTGCAGGCAGAGCCAGGTGCAGACCTGGGTGCAGAGCCCGGGTGCAGAGCCTGGGGTGCAGAGCCTGGTGCAGAGCCAGGTGCAGAGCCCGGGTGCAGAGCCTGGGGTGTAGAGCCCGGGGTGCAGAGCCGGGTGCAGAGCCTGGGTGCAGAGCCCGGGGTGCGGAACTACCGGCGTGAGCACGGGGTGGCGCAGTGGGAAAACCGTTCGGATCCGAACGAGTTTCGCGGCGTGCGAGGGGCAAAGCGCGAGGGAACCGTTCGGATCCGAACGAGTTTCGCGGCGTGCGAGGGGCAAAGCGCGAGGGAACCGTTCGGATCCGAACGAATTTCGCGGCGTGCGAGGGGCAAAGCGCAGCGAGGGAACTGTTCGGATCCGAACGAATTTCGCGGCGTGCGAGGGGGGCAAAACGCGAGCTGCAAACGCGAGGGGGAGAGCGGGGCGAGGGAACCGTTCGGCTCCGAACGAATTTCTCGGCGTGAGAGGGGGCAAAACGCGAGCTGCAACCGCGAGAGGCGAAAGCGCGGCGAGGGAACCGTTCGGCTCCGAACGAATTTCGCGGCGTGCGAGGGGCAGTGCAGGACTGCAACCGCGAGAGGCGAAGGCGCGGCGCAAGAACGCTAGAACCGTTCGGAGCCAAATGTCCGCGGGTTGCCTACGAGGTTGGGGGACAAAGCGCGGCGAGGGAACCGTTCGGCTCCGAACGAATTTCGACGCGTGAGAAGGGGGCAAAACGCGAACTGCAAACGCGAGGGGGAGAGCGCGGCGAGGGAACCGTTCGGCTCCGAACGAATTTGGACGCGCGAGAAGGGGCAAAGCGCGGTAGGTGCGTTGGTTCGCACTCCCGCGTGGGCACGAGCGTGGGCTTCAGGCAGGAGCTGACGGGGACGGCGCGGTCAGGTCGCGTCGGCGGGTGTGGCGCCGAGGGGTGCGGCGGGATCCGGGGCGTCTTTCCAACGGCGGTGCATCCACAGCCATTGATCGGGATTTGCGCGCACGAAGGCGTCGAGCTCGGCGGTGACGTCGTGCAAGGTGCGGACGGCCCACTCGCGGCGCGCGCGTGCTGGCTGCGTGTGCAAGGGCGCCCCCTCACTGGCACTGCGCGCGCGCGCTGGCTGCGCGTGCAAGGGCGCTCCCTCACTGGCACTGCGCGCGCGCGCTGGCTGCGTGTGCAAGGGCGCTCCCTCACTGGCACTGCGCGCGCGTGCTGGCTGCGCGTGCAAGGGCGCTCGCTCACTGGCACTGCGCGCGCGCGGCGGGGGCGTGTGCACGACGCCCACTACGGCCTGGTGACGGCCGTCGGCGCGGCGGCGCGGAAACACCGTCACGAGCGGCGCGCCAGCACGGAGCGCGAGCAGCGCGGGGGCGAGATCCACCCGGGCCGGCGCGTTCAGGAACGGGGCGACGGTGGTCCCGCGCGTCCGCTCCGGCGCTTGATCGATCATCATCGCGACGCACTCCCCCCGCGCGAGGGCACGCTGCGCGGCGCGGGCGGCACTTCCGGCTGCGACCAGGCGCACGCCGCGCCGCGTCCGGATGCGCTGCCACACGCGGTCGAGCACTCCGACACTGAGATGCTTGGTGACCACCGTGAGCGGACGGCGCGCGGCGGCAGCGCAGGCGACGTAGTCCCAGTTGCCGGTGTGGGCCACGCACAGCACGGCGCCGCGTCCCGGGGCGAGGGCAGCGCTGAGCGTCGCTTCGTTCACGATCTCGAGGGGCAGCTCCGGGGGCAGCGCGAAGAGCTCCGCGAGGCCGCGCCCCAGATTTCGATACATCGCCGTGACCGTCGCTTCGGGATCCTCGACGCCCGCACGGCGCATGGCACGCACCGCGTGGGCGCGCCGTATCCGCAGTACACGACCCACGACGAACGCGGCCAGCGCGCCGAGCAGCGCGAGGCCGCGACGGATCACACGAAGCCGGCCTTGCGCGCCGACACGGTGGCAGACTCCACCGCTCCGGCGAACAGATCGGCGACGGCCAGCAAGTACACCTCGCCCTTGACCGTTCGCGCCTGCACCAGCTCGCCGTCGCGCTTGATGGCGGATACGCGGCTGACGGTGAGGCTCGCGCCGTTGAAGGCCGCGTACAGCGTCATGTGCCGGCCATCGGGCAGCGCCTGAAAGCCTTCCTTGTCCTTCTTGGCCGCCTCGGCGAGGGACAAGAGCGATGCGAGATGGTCCTCGGTCATGGCGGGTGAGATTCCTCCAAAGGGCGCCGGCGTCAAGGTTGGTTCCGCGGCGGACCGACAAGCTCGGCAAGACCCCAATCTCGAAGACAAGTCAGCGGAATACTTGCGTTTATTCTTGTGCTCGGCGATGGAGTTAGGCTGATCCCTGGGGTTTGGAGGTACTCATGGCCCTTCGCACTTCGCTGCTTTTGTCGCTGTTTCTGGCTTGGGGCTGCACGCCCGCGACCGCCGCTCAGGTTCACTCGGAGGAGCCCACGGGGGAGGCGGCCGGCAGCTCGGCCCTGGATCAGGCTCCGGTGGATTGGTGGACCACGAAGACGCCGTGTCCTGCGGGGGCCACGCTCAAGGGCAGCGCGCCACCCGGGGGCAACAAGGTGTGGTGCGAGAAGCCCGACGGCACGCCGCATGGCGCCGTGACGGAGTGGTACGACAGCGGCAAGAAGAAGCTCGAGCAGACCTATCGCGACGGCAAGCTCGAGGGCCGCTCGGAGAAGTGGCACGAGAGCGGACAGGTCGCCGAAGAGGCGCGCTACCGCGGGGGCGACCTGGAGGGAAACGTCGTCACCTATTTCCCCGGCGGTCAGAAGCAGAGCGACTGCGGCTACGTGGGCGGCAAGCAGGTGGGCCCCTGCGTTCGCTTCAACGCCGACGGCGTGAAGATCTACGAAGGGGATTACCGTGAGGGCAAGCCCTACGGCACCATCAAGGAGTACTACGACAGCGGCGAGCTCAAGAGCCAGGCGGAGTACCGCAATGGCATGAAGCACGGCATGTACAAAGCCTTCCACGAGAACGGCAAGCTCGAGCGTGAAGGAAAGTACGCCGAAGATCGCATGGTGGGCGCCTGGACGTTCTATCGCAAGGACGGCTCCAAGCAGGAGGCGAGCACGCTGGTGGACGGCAAGCGCGAGGGCAAGGTCACGCGCTGGTTCCCGAACGGCGTCATCGAGTTCGAAGGTCAGTTCAAGAACGGCAAGAAGGACGGCACCTGGACCTATTACGACGAAGAAGAGGGCGAGCCCGTCAAGAAAGAGCTGTTCAAGAACGACAAGAAGCTCAGCACCAAGAAGCTGCCCGGCGCCAACAAGAAGAAGAAGAAATAGACGATCCTATTGTTGGTGCGTCGCGATGCCCGTCGCGCGGCGGACGAAAGAGGGCGTCGCTGGGCTGACGGC from Polyangiaceae bacterium carries:
- a CDS encoding polysaccharide deacetylase family protein, with amino-acid sequence MVRLAAVSVDLDEIPNYFAIHGLPPPQGDAAHAVYDVALSRLDALARAHELPLTLFAIGADTARKQNAAALRAMAESGHEIASHTLDHRYDLTRLSRAEMARQVRAAADVLEGATGQRPAGFRAPGYTVTDDLFSVLSAEGVLYDSSVFPCPPYYLAKAAAMTAIRLRGRASRSILDTPQVLRAPRRPYRVGRPYWQRGRGVLELPIQVTRGPRLPFIGTTLTLAGADRARWLTRMVLGEPLVNLELHGIDVLDESDGLTALRPHQPDVRVATPVKLDALGAVLTLLRREGYHFVRLDEAARAFA
- a CDS encoding choice-of-anchor L domain-containing protein; its protein translation is MNKWLVFVGGALMAVACGGSGSNAGLGSGGGSGSGSGGSGATAGGDGGTSCSPACGAGQYCSAAGVCVSGCNGDSDCSGATPKCNPTSHQCSECATESDCSAGKICSGGSCVEGCSPTQPCADASKTCCNNTCLALDADPQNCGACGNACSGFANAVGACENGACKIGACNTGYADCDGNGANGCETTGGCVCNPGETQSCYQGAAGTEGVGTCVGGTQTCKDDGSGYGPCVGQVLPVKEICANGLDEDCNGTPDDVADVDGDGWTECDGDCCETPAQCSKPEAVNPGAYEYPGNLVDDDCDPGTPDTAPTACSTAAKFTGVTPEDVAKAIDLCQFADANAPLGQKKWGVVKAEFLLANGSTPSAAQLTNLQNWQSAVMTDYGTGGIVPKNGPTFAGISSGRMRDMNDPGYPGSPSTSIGVNSQPPAAYLAAHGNALPASQGCSGTCPSGSGANDPVNVRLTIRVPTNAKSFSYQFRFFSYEYWTYQCTSYNDFYLALLQTGAAGIPADKNISFDSLTNPVSVNNGFFDVCQVKGCNTCPGGTGELAGTGMGTTGGGTVWLTTTAPVVPGETMQIEFMIFDVSDTILDSLTILDNFQWSIDPSSVGTHSG
- a CDS encoding Uma2 family endonuclease, which gives rise to MSQATKVVAAPYFPIHARSAQEEQRVLLEGVPWSTYVVLRDSIDSPGVRMTYLKGALEIMSASRAHEVSKKQIARLLELFCLERDIPLFGYGSTTFRREEKERGLEPDECYCRGEDKDVPDIALEVVVSHGSIDKLEVYRELGVREIWVFEAGAFSLFSLQGARYQPIAASEVLPEVDLAELASFAVAEDQHAALKAYQRAVRG
- a CDS encoding N-acetyltransferase encodes the protein MSFSLLSAAPAARIRASSTWRGPSTSPLDAKAVPWHRNGVIDPSARIHETAVIDDAAYIGANTAVWHFCHVMSEAEIGADCSFGQNCFVAKGVRVGRGCRVQNNVSLYQGVELEDDVFVGPSAVFTNVLRPRAFVSQKDAYAATRVRRGATIGANATVLPGLTVGSYSFVAAGATVTADVPDFALVAGVPARRIGWVSRRGVRLTFDAQGSATCPESGESYRLDGERVSAA
- a CDS encoding ABC transporter ATP-binding protein, with amino-acid sequence MVLALPQYDDEPGVHIVVDQVCKRFGDFYALKNVDMTIHRGHIAVIIGGSGAGKTTLLKILIGLDKPTSGHVLVDGTDIAPMGERALNEVRQKFGMVFQYSALLDSMNVMENVAFPLREHTKLRDKEIRQRVKDKLAILKLEGTENRFPSQLSGGMRKRVGLARALMLEPEVLMYDEPTSGLDPISSRMVDDLILETRDRFGVTSVVISHDMAGALRIADSITLLDKGQVVAGGTPRQIVDSSHEMVRRFLDSSGIAAERLVSHS
- a CDS encoding toxin-antitoxin system YwqK family antitoxin, giving the protein MALRTSLLLSLFLAWGCTPATAAQVHSEEPTGEAAGSSALDQAPVDWWTTKTPCPAGATLKGSAPPGGNKVWCEKPDGTPHGAVTEWYDSGKKKLEQTYRDGKLEGRSEKWHESGQVAEEARYRGGDLEGNVVTYFPGGQKQSDCGYVGGKQVGPCVRFNADGVKIYEGDYREGKPYGTIKEYYDSGELKSQAEYRNGMKHGMYKAFHENGKLEREGKYAEDRMVGAWTFYRKDGSKQEASTLVDGKREGKVTRWFPNGVIEFEGQFKNGKKDGTWTYYDEEEGEPVKKELFKNDKKLSTKKLPGANKKKKK